Proteins encoded within one genomic window of Peptococcaceae bacterium 1198_IL3148:
- a CDS encoding phosphoribosylanthranilate isomerase, whose amino-acid sequence MTKIKICGLMREQDIDTVNKALPDYIGFVFARSKRQIDANKAKTLKTRLHPFIKAVGVFVNEEIDNVVKLCNSQVIDIIQLHGDESEDYIRKLKNCVSNKIIKAIRVKGLEDIKRAMKFSCDYLLFDAYHEGIYGGSGNTFDWSIISNDINKPYFLAGGINSANIVQAIAQHSPYCIDISSGVETHGYKDPQKIMDIVARAKQNHVIGKG is encoded by the coding sequence ATGACTAAGATTAAAATATGTGGTTTAATGCGGGAACAGGACATAGACACAGTAAATAAAGCCCTTCCGGATTACATTGGTTTTGTTTTTGCCCGGAGCAAAAGACAAATCGATGCTAACAAGGCAAAAACGCTGAAAACACGTTTGCACCCTTTTATAAAGGCAGTGGGGGTTTTTGTCAATGAAGAAATCGATAATGTCGTTAAGCTTTGCAACTCCCAGGTGATTGATATAATTCAGCTCCACGGCGATGAAAGTGAGGATTATATAAGGAAACTAAAAAATTGTGTTTCAAATAAAATTATCAAGGCAATCAGAGTGAAGGGTTTGGAAGACATAAAAAGAGCGATGAAATTTTCCTGTGACTACTTGCTATTTGATGCCTACCATGAAGGGATATATGGGGGCAGCGGTAACACCTTTGACTGGTCTATCATCTCTAATGATATAAACAAACCGTATTTTCTGGCGGGAGGTATTAATTCCGCCAATATAGTGCAGGCGATTGCACAACACAGCCCTTACTGCATTGATATAAGCAGCGGAGTAGAGACCCATGGGTATAAAGATCCACAGAAGATAATGGATATTGTAGCGAGGGCAAAGCAAAATCATGTAATTGGAAAAGGATGA
- the trpA gene encoding tryptophan synthase subunit alpha: protein MNRLQQVFANGKAFIPFITAGDPSLEITEQLVLGMAEAGADLIELGIPFSDPVAEGQVIQHANIRALTAGVSVDKIFDMLKQIRKTCNVPIAFMTYTNPVFAYGADRFLQYCQATGVDALIVPDLPFEEKGELMPFCLQYGVSLISLIAPSSNNRIRMIAKEAQGFVYCVSSMGVTGVRQDIGNDARQMVKLVKEVNDIPCAVGFGISTAEQAATMAEFSDGVIVGSAIVKIVEQYGARSVPHVVEYVRIMKKAVRKGL from the coding sequence ATGAATAGGCTCCAACAGGTATTTGCCAATGGAAAAGCCTTTATTCCGTTTATAACTGCAGGTGATCCTTCGTTAGAAATAACTGAGCAATTGGTGCTTGGTATGGCAGAGGCCGGTGCTGACTTAATTGAGTTGGGTATACCATTTTCTGATCCGGTTGCCGAAGGACAGGTGATTCAGCATGCTAATATCCGTGCTTTAACTGCTGGCGTATCGGTGGACAAAATATTTGACATGCTCAAGCAAATTCGCAAGACATGTAATGTACCGATAGCTTTTATGACCTACACCAATCCGGTATTCGCATATGGTGCCGACAGGTTTTTGCAATATTGCCAGGCTACTGGTGTTGATGCGCTGATCGTTCCTGACCTGCCCTTTGAAGAAAAAGGGGAACTGATGCCATTCTGTTTGCAATATGGAGTTAGCTTAATTTCATTGATTGCGCCTAGCTCCAACAACCGTATCCGCATGATTGCTAAGGAAGCACAGGGGTTTGTTTATTGTGTATCCTCCATGGGGGTAACCGGTGTGCGACAGGACATCGGCAATGATGCACGGCAAATGGTAAAGCTCGTAAAGGAAGTTAATGATATTCCATGCGCAGTAGGTTTTGGCATTTCAACTGCGGAACAGGCAGCGACAATGGCTGAGTTTTCCGATGGCGTAATTGTGGGAAGCGCCATTGTGAAAATTGTGGAGCAATATGGCGCCCGATCTGTACCCCATGTTGTAGAATATGTACGCATAATGAAAAAGGCAGTCCGTAAAGGACTTTAA
- a CDS encoding dihydrofolate reductase family protein, which produces MRRVRYQVACSLDGYIAGPNDEFDWITPEPSFDFEALYAQFDTLLMGRRTYEIVRALGESFRGKQVIVASRSLRKADYPDVEIVSEGLEARVKELRAQPGRDIWLYGGGDLFSQLLAWNLVDTVEPAVIPILLGGGVQLLPSNGIRRHLTLVGHRNYPSGMLLLEYKV; this is translated from the coding sequence ATGAGACGGGTGCGATATCAGGTCGCATGTAGCCTGGATGGCTATATTGCGGGACCGAACGATGAATTTGATTGGATTACGCCGGAGCCTTCGTTCGACTTCGAGGCGCTGTATGCGCAATTCGATACGTTACTGATGGGTCGGCGTACGTACGAGATTGTACGTGCATTGGGTGAGAGCTTTCGCGGAAAGCAAGTGATCGTCGCCTCGCGGTCGCTTCGGAAAGCTGATTATCCCGACGTCGAGATCGTGAGCGAGGGCCTTGAAGCGCGAGTTAAAGAGCTTCGTGCACAACCTGGTCGTGATATCTGGCTCTACGGCGGAGGGGATCTTTTCTCCCAGCTTCTCGCCTGGAATCTGGTTGATACGGTCGAACCAGCGGTCATTCCTATCCTTCTGGGAGGTGGGGTGCAATTGCTCCCCTCGAATGGGATTCGTCGGCATTTGACCCTCGTGGGGCACCGCAACTACCCCAGTGGGATGCTTCTCCTCGAATACAAGGTGTAG
- the trpE gene encoding anthranilate synthase component I — protein MVVTPDYRVIKQLAKEYNIIPICKEIYADITTPIAILRKISRISNRYYLLESIEGGEKWGRYSFLGFNPIAHVACKNGKITIVDNDKQIVHSLKPLKELRAYLSQYNAPKLAGMPPFAGGFVGYFSYSMIGYTEPVLKLRSSDFNDFDLMLFDKVIAYDHLKQKISIVVNVRTDELEQNYSNALADVDDVIRIITEQALLPKSKVKSKPYFTCNVSKEEYCNMVDKTKEHIKNGDIFQAVISRRFETKHEDSLLNAYRVLRTTNPSPYMVFMQNGDVQLISTSPETLVRLQNGILSTFPIAGSRPRGKNSEEDKALERELLADEKELAEHNMLVDLARNDLGKISKYSSVHVANYKMVQRYSKIMHITSEVEGCIKEGKDALDAIEALLPAGTLSGAPKIRACQIIEELEKEPRGIYGGAIGYIDFTGNMDICIAIRMAVKKNDKVHIQVGGGIVADSIPEKEYEESENKARAVIEAIIAAREVDE, from the coding sequence ATTGTGGTAACCCCTGATTACAGAGTAATCAAGCAATTGGCAAAAGAGTACAATATCATTCCAATTTGCAAGGAAATCTATGCTGACATTACAACACCAATTGCAATTTTACGAAAAATTTCCCGCATAAGCAACAGGTACTACCTACTGGAGAGCATTGAAGGCGGTGAGAAATGGGGCAGGTACTCATTTCTGGGCTTTAATCCTATCGCTCATGTAGCATGTAAAAACGGAAAGATAACCATTGTGGATAATGACAAGCAAATAGTGCATTCCCTCAAACCGCTTAAAGAACTAAGGGCATACCTCTCGCAATATAACGCCCCAAAGCTGGCAGGAATGCCACCATTTGCCGGAGGGTTTGTAGGATACTTCTCCTATAGCATGATTGGATATACAGAACCGGTATTAAAGCTCAGGAGCAGTGACTTCAATGATTTTGACCTGATGTTGTTTGACAAGGTAATTGCTTATGATCATCTAAAACAAAAGATTAGCATAGTGGTAAACGTGCGGACTGATGAGTTAGAACAAAATTACAGTAACGCCCTTGCTGATGTTGACGATGTCATTCGGATAATTACTGAACAGGCTTTGTTGCCCAAATCCAAAGTGAAAAGCAAACCTTACTTTACTTGCAATGTGTCAAAGGAAGAATACTGCAATATGGTTGATAAAACAAAGGAACATATAAAAAATGGTGATATATTTCAAGCGGTCATTTCCAGGCGGTTTGAAACGAAGCACGAGGATAGTCTTCTTAATGCTTACCGGGTTTTAAGAACAACTAACCCATCTCCATACATGGTGTTTATGCAAAACGGTGATGTTCAGTTGATCAGTACATCTCCCGAAACCCTAGTAAGGTTGCAAAATGGGATCCTTTCAACCTTTCCGATAGCTGGATCGAGGCCTCGGGGCAAAAACAGCGAGGAGGACAAAGCACTGGAAAGGGAATTGCTGGCAGATGAAAAAGAATTGGCCGAACACAACATGCTGGTTGATCTGGCAAGGAATGATTTAGGGAAAATATCAAAGTATTCCAGTGTGCATGTTGCAAACTATAAAATGGTACAGCGCTATTCAAAGATTATGCATATCACTTCTGAGGTAGAGGGATGCATTAAGGAAGGAAAGGACGCGCTGGATGCAATAGAAGCGCTTCTGCCAGCAGGGACTTTGTCCGGAGCGCCTAAGATTCGTGCATGCCAGATTATTGAAGAACTGGAAAAGGAGCCAAGGGGAATATATGGCGGAGCCATAGGCTATATAGACTTCACCGGCAATATGGACATCTGCATTGCAATACGTATGGCAGTGAAGAAGAATGACAAAGTGCATATTCAGGTGGGGGGAGGAATTGTGGCAGATAGCATTCCGGAGAAGGAATATGAAGAATCTGAAAACAAGGCCAGGGCGGTAATAGAGGCTATTATTGCAGCAAGGGAGGTGGATGAGTGA
- the trpD gene encoding anthranilate phosphoribosyltransferase, translating to MIKEAINKLLNKENLSLDMTKSVMDEIMSGNATNAQIASFITAMRMKGETIDEITACAMIMRKYGTKLKHQGDVLDIVGTGGDQSYSFNISTVSSFVISAAGVPVAKHGNRSVSSKCGSADVLEALGVKIDIPVSKSERILKEIGICFMFATHYHSSMKYAAPVRKELGVRTIFNILGPLANPANANLQLLGVYDENLVEPLARVLSNLGLKKAMVVHGHDGLDEISLTTSSTVCEVNNGYLNSFFLDPRQFGFEYCKPEDLTGGGPQENADIARRILSGEKGPKRDTVLLNSAVCLYMFYDSITLRECVKMAADIIDSGRALEQLNNFVRLSNAED from the coding sequence TTGATAAAGGAAGCAATTAATAAATTGTTAAACAAAGAAAACCTTTCTCTTGATATGACCAAATCGGTTATGGATGAGATTATGAGCGGCAATGCCACAAACGCACAGATAGCATCATTTATTACAGCCATGAGGATGAAGGGTGAAACAATAGACGAAATCACAGCCTGTGCAATGATTATGAGAAAATATGGCACCAAACTAAAGCATCAGGGCGATGTTCTAGATATTGTCGGTACCGGGGGAGATCAGTCATATTCATTTAATATATCCACCGTTTCTTCCTTTGTAATTTCAGCGGCAGGCGTACCTGTGGCAAAGCACGGCAACAGGAGCGTATCCAGCAAATGCGGAAGCGCTGATGTGCTGGAGGCGCTGGGGGTAAAAATAGATATTCCTGTTTCAAAGAGCGAAAGAATTTTAAAAGAAATCGGAATCTGTTTCATGTTTGCTACCCACTACCATTCTTCCATGAAATACGCCGCACCTGTAAGAAAAGAACTGGGGGTACGTACCATTTTTAACATTTTGGGCCCCCTTGCAAACCCTGCCAATGCAAATTTGCAATTGCTGGGCGTGTATGATGAAAATCTGGTGGAGCCTCTTGCCAGAGTGCTTTCCAACCTCGGCCTGAAGAAAGCCATGGTGGTGCATGGACATGACGGCCTGGATGAAATATCTTTAACCACTTCATCCACGGTGTGCGAAGTAAATAATGGTTATTTGAACAGTTTCTTTTTAGATCCGCGCCAATTTGGTTTTGAATACTGCAAGCCCGAGGATTTAACTGGTGGCGGTCCGCAAGAGAATGCTGACATTGCCCGAAGAATATTAAGTGGCGAAAAAGGCCCCAAAAGGGACACAGTGTTGCTGAACTCTGCAGTTTGCCTTTATATGTTTTATGACAGCATTACCTTGAGGGAATGTGTAAAGATGGCAGCAGACATAATCGACAGTGGCAGGGCGCTGGAACAGCTAAACAACTTTGTCAGGTTATCCAATGCGGAAGATTAA
- the trpC gene encoding indole-3-glycerol phosphate synthase TrpC, with amino-acid sequence MILETLAASTKMRVDAAKRRVAFDDLKSQVFYQGKVKGFYKQAAFAFEKILKSKEISFICEVKRASPSQGMIAPAFPYQKIAVDYEKAGAHAISVLTEPEYFKGSDIYLKEISQLVNIPVLRKDFIVDEYQIYQSKLIGADAVLLICALLDTDTLKRYIGICDELGLTALVEAHTKDEVNSAIEAGARVIGVNNRNLKTFEVDIRNCITLRELVPEDTIYVAESGIQTRNDISVLKKAGVDAVLIGEALMKSADKKAMLSYLRGGKND; translated from the coding sequence ATGATTCTTGAAACTTTGGCTGCATCCACCAAGATGCGTGTGGATGCAGCTAAAAGAAGAGTAGCCTTTGATGATTTGAAATCTCAAGTTTTTTATCAAGGAAAGGTAAAAGGCTTTTATAAACAGGCAGCTTTTGCATTTGAGAAAATACTAAAGAGTAAAGAAATTTCCTTCATATGTGAAGTAAAGAGGGCTTCTCCGTCTCAGGGGATGATAGCGCCGGCCTTTCCCTATCAAAAAATTGCTGTTGATTATGAAAAGGCCGGAGCCCATGCCATTTCGGTACTAACAGAGCCGGAGTATTTTAAAGGAAGTGATATTTATCTTAAAGAAATCAGCCAGTTGGTAAATATACCGGTGCTTCGCAAAGACTTCATTGTAGATGAGTATCAGATTTATCAATCAAAGTTGATTGGTGCCGATGCAGTATTACTAATCTGCGCTCTGCTGGATACAGATACCCTCAAGAGATATATCGGAATCTGTGATGAACTAGGTCTGACTGCTCTTGTGGAAGCCCATACCAAAGACGAAGTTAACTCCGCAATTGAGGCGGGAGCAAGGGTAATTGGGGTAAATAATCGCAATCTTAAGACCTTTGAGGTTGATATCCGCAATTGCATAACTTTGAGGGAACTGGTTCCTGAAGATACCATTTATGTGGCGGAAAGTGGTATTCAAACGCGAAATGACATCTCGGTGCTTAAAAAAGCCGGAGTAGATGCGGTTTTGATTGGAGAAGCACTGATGAAAAGTGCGGACAAAAAAGCTATGCTGTCATACCTAAGGGGCGGTAAGAATGACTAA
- a CDS encoding YoaP domain-containing protein: protein MVEIVDVTKDNLEQEHICCAISNNKDCQVLAKKSWLAERFDDGLVFKKGNVRGKCFIEYIPAEKAWAPIEAEDYMYINCFWVSGQFNGKGNSNLLLDECIRDSKAKGKKGLVVLSSKKKMPYLSDPKYLRYKGFQLADSADPYYELLYLPFNSEIQKPRFKTTVKNPKIEQQGFVLYYSHQCPFTAKYVPLIESVAKAKNIAFKSIRFETMEQAQNAPAPFTSYSLFYDGEFVTNEILSAKKFEKTLSNKGL, encoded by the coding sequence ATGGTAGAAATCGTTGATGTGACTAAAGACAACTTAGAACAAGAACACATTTGCTGTGCAATTTCTAATAATAAGGATTGCCAGGTATTAGCAAAGAAATCTTGGCTTGCAGAGAGATTTGATGATGGTCTGGTTTTTAAAAAAGGCAATGTGCGAGGGAAATGTTTTATTGAGTATATTCCGGCGGAAAAAGCATGGGCGCCAATTGAGGCTGAAGATTACATGTATATTAATTGCTTTTGGGTTTCTGGACAGTTTAACGGGAAGGGCAACTCCAATTTGCTTTTGGACGAGTGTATTAGGGATAGCAAAGCTAAAGGAAAAAAAGGGCTTGTGGTATTGTCCTCTAAAAAGAAGATGCCATATCTCTCTGACCCCAAATATCTGCGCTACAAAGGTTTTCAATTGGCTGATTCCGCTGATCCCTATTATGAATTGCTATATTTACCTTTTAATAGTGAAATACAAAAACCACGTTTTAAAACCACTGTGAAAAATCCTAAGATTGAACAACAAGGATTTGTGCTGTATTATTCACATCAATGTCCGTTCACTGCTAAGTATGTTCCATTAATTGAGAGTGTAGCCAAGGCAAAGAACATTGCATTTAAATCGATTCGATTTGAGACTATGGAACAGGCACAGAACGCCCCTGCGCCTTTTACATCCTATAGTTTGTTTTACGACGGTGAATTTGTAACTAATGAAATTCTATCTGCCAAAAAGTTTGAAAAAACTTTATCCAATAAAGGACTGTAA
- a CDS encoding copper amine oxidase N-terminal domain-containing protein — protein sequence MKKSLMCGLILVFMFLAVSTSGFASAAPVDGVAPPLQVQLNGSIVNVPPYMSVIEGQVMVPLRWSADLLGATSVEWDAATRTVTITTPQDFYSMEKFSAYSRALKSPIEDINDQIRPLPDKVKDMGLPELLPDRHFVLNLEKFRPAREGLTLPAPRPYITITITSPDGTYEHSSVAHSIENYQDHYYLPMDWLGYLFNARVSYNEASNILSIQSPDLEQIKSEIERIENVLIPHSADEAIELWGRGEQTRNGALQYAALSPQLRQEADQSAYVLQSYWVTGGSSPQVGPISIESRKEISDTKVEYTLSFPEISSGQTYAIATEKMVVEKLHHNGREGWFITELFQSSGYGIIEGEFSLMDSKHSDWSILIAAAQAAVKH from the coding sequence ATGAAAAAATCCTTAATGTGCGGTCTAATATTAGTATTTATGTTCTTGGCTGTAAGCACCAGCGGTTTTGCTAGCGCGGCTCCAGTTGATGGTGTAGCTCCTCCATTGCAGGTGCAATTAAACGGCTCCATAGTAAATGTTCCCCCTTATATGAGTGTAATCGAAGGCCAGGTCATGGTACCATTGCGGTGGTCAGCCGATTTACTGGGAGCTACTTCGGTAGAATGGGATGCCGCCACCCGTACGGTAACTATAACGACCCCGCAGGATTTCTATAGTATGGAGAAATTCAGCGCTTATTCCAGGGCCCTAAAGTCTCCTATTGAGGACATTAACGATCAAATCCGTCCCTTGCCGGATAAGGTTAAAGACATGGGGTTACCTGAACTGCTGCCCGACCGGCATTTTGTATTGAATCTGGAAAAGTTTAGGCCGGCAAGAGAAGGACTGACCCTGCCTGCACCCAGACCTTATATAACCATCACTATTACCAGTCCGGACGGCACTTATGAACATAGCAGCGTGGCACACAGTATCGAAAACTACCAGGATCATTATTACCTGCCTATGGACTGGCTAGGATATTTATTTAATGCCCGGGTTAGTTATAATGAGGCGAGCAATATACTGTCTATTCAGAGCCCTGATCTGGAGCAAATCAAATCCGAAATTGAACGGATAGAAAATGTCCTTATTCCTCACAGTGCTGATGAAGCCATAGAATTGTGGGGTCGGGGCGAGCAAACCCGCAATGGAGCTCTGCAATACGCAGCTTTGTCACCCCAGCTGCGTCAGGAAGCAGATCAAAGCGCTTATGTTCTTCAATCTTACTGGGTTACCGGCGGTTCAAGCCCCCAGGTAGGTCCTATAAGCATAGAAAGTCGGAAGGAAATCAGCGATACTAAAGTCGAGTATACCCTCTCTTTCCCGGAAATCTCTTCTGGCCAGACCTATGCTATAGCAACCGAAAAAATGGTGGTGGAGAAGCTTCATCATAACGGCCGGGAAGGGTGGTTCATAACTGAACTGTTTCAGTCCAGCGGCTATGGGATTATTGAAGGCGAGTTCTCATTAATGGATTCCAAACACAGCGATTGGTCTATTTTGATAGCAGCCGCCCAGGCCGCTGTAAAACACTAA
- a CDS encoding class I SAM-dependent methyltransferase — translation MTEFWESSFIEKQTMWGFEPADSAILAKDFFLEKGIKDILIPGIGYGRNAKVFIDNGINVTGIEISQTAIELSRQKGLDIKIYHGSVTDMPFDNKLYDGVFCYALIHLLSESNREKLIKDCYNQLKSNGYMIFTAVSKEAPMYGKGKQLGKDYFEIMEGVNMFFYDSGSVKEEFGKYGLIEVSEINEPHKNMENKPPLKFIIVKCKKEL, via the coding sequence ATGACAGAATTCTGGGAATCAAGTTTTATAGAAAAACAAACCATGTGGGGGTTTGAACCTGCAGACTCCGCAATACTTGCAAAGGACTTTTTTCTTGAAAAAGGGATTAAAGACATTTTGATACCAGGCATTGGATACGGTAGAAATGCAAAGGTTTTTATTGATAATGGAATTAATGTAACAGGTATTGAGATTTCCCAAACAGCCATTGAACTATCAAGACAAAAAGGACTTGATATTAAAATCTATCATGGTTCAGTAACTGACATGCCTTTTGACAACAAGCTTTATGATGGAGTATTTTGCTATGCACTTATTCATTTATTGAGTGAAAGTAATAGAGAGAAATTAATAAAAGATTGCTATAATCAGCTAAAGTCCAACGGATATATGATTTTTACTGCTGTTTCAAAGGAAGCACCAATGTATGGAAAGGGTAAACAGCTGGGTAAAGACTACTTCGAGATAATGGAAGGCGTAAATATGTTCTTTTATGATTCTGGCTCAGTAAAAGAGGAGTTTGGAAAGTATGGGCTGATAGAAGTTTCAGAAATTAATGAGCCACATAAAAATATGGAAAATAAACCTCCATTGAAATTCATCATTGTAAAATGTAAAAAAGAACTATGA
- the trpB gene encoding tryptophan synthase subunit beta, translating into MSNGRFGIYGGQYIPETLMNAVIELAEAYDRFKDDPEFKTKLDCLLQNYASRPSLLYFAEKMTKDLGGAKIYLKREDLNHTGSHKINNVLGQVLLAKSMGKTRVIAETGAGQHGVATATAASLMGMECEIFMGKEDTDRQALNVYRMKLLGAKVHVVTSGTQRLKDAVNETLREWSRRVDDTHYVLGSVMGPHPFPTIVRDFQSVIGREVKKQILEIEGRLPDVLVACVGGGSNAIGLFYDFIDEPNVRLIGCEAAGHGIHTQKTAATMTIGRVGIFHGMKSYFCQDEYGQIAPVYSISAGLDYPGVGPEHAYLHDIGRAKYVPVSDDEAIEAFEYLAGVEGIIPAIESAHAVAYAKKLAPAMRPEQIIVVGLSGRGDKDVASIARYRGVQIYE; encoded by the coding sequence ATGTCAAATGGAAGATTCGGAATCTATGGTGGCCAATATATTCCGGAGACACTGATGAATGCTGTTATTGAGCTTGCAGAGGCATATGACCGTTTTAAAGATGATCCAGAATTCAAGACAAAGCTTGACTGTCTTCTGCAGAATTATGCCAGCAGGCCTTCCCTGTTATATTTTGCTGAAAAAATGACCAAAGACCTGGGCGGGGCCAAAATTTATCTCAAAAGGGAGGACCTTAACCACACGGGTTCCCATAAGATCAACAATGTGTTGGGGCAGGTGCTCTTGGCAAAATCTATGGGCAAAACCCGTGTGATTGCTGAGACGGGAGCTGGACAGCATGGTGTTGCTACAGCAACCGCTGCTTCGCTTATGGGTATGGAATGTGAAATATTCATGGGCAAGGAGGACACCGACCGTCAGGCACTTAATGTTTACCGTATGAAGTTACTGGGTGCAAAAGTGCATGTGGTGACGAGCGGTACCCAAAGGCTGAAGGATGCGGTGAATGAAACCCTACGGGAGTGGAGCAGGCGTGTTGATGATACTCATTATGTACTGGGTTCTGTAATGGGGCCTCATCCCTTCCCTACCATTGTTCGCGATTTTCAAAGCGTTATTGGGCGGGAAGTGAAAAAACAAATATTAGAAATAGAAGGCAGGCTACCCGATGTATTGGTGGCATGTGTTGGCGGAGGAAGCAATGCCATAGGCCTTTTTTATGATTTTATTGACGAGCCAAATGTCCGCCTTATTGGCTGCGAGGCTGCCGGTCATGGCATTCATACCCAAAAGACGGCTGCCACAATGACAATTGGAAGGGTAGGTATTTTCCATGGCATGAAGTCATATTTTTGCCAGGATGAGTACGGGCAGATTGCTCCAGTCTATTCCATTTCAGCCGGCCTTGATTATCCGGGGGTAGGCCCCGAACATGCTTACCTACATGACATTGGTAGGGCAAAGTATGTACCGGTTTCTGACGATGAAGCTATAGAAGCCTTTGAATACTTGGCCGGTGTAGAAGGAATTATTCCAGCAATTGAAAGCGCCCATGCGGTTGCTTACGCTAAAAAACTGGCACCTGCAATGAGACCGGAGCAAATTATAGTGGTTGGCCTTTCGGGCAGAGGGGATAAAGATGTTGCCTCAATAGCACGCTACAGGGGGGTGCAGATCTATGAATAG
- a CDS encoding aminodeoxychorismate/anthranilate synthase component II has translation MILLIDNYDSFCYNLVQLAAAINNDVRVIRNDETTVEEVKKMCPSHIIISPGPGYPKDAGICEAVINQMKGKVPILGICLGHQAICEVFGASIVLAKRLMHGKQSNIHIANGSSIFKGLPPIIQAARYHSLIAQRASLPDELLVIAEDDGGEVMGVKHRDYQIYGLQFHPESILTPQGAVIMNNFLQIGGEAC, from the coding sequence ATGATTTTGTTAATTGATAACTACGACAGCTTTTGCTATAACTTGGTCCAGCTTGCAGCAGCTATTAATAATGATGTTCGGGTGATTCGCAATGATGAAACGACTGTGGAAGAAGTAAAAAAAATGTGCCCTTCTCACATTATTATTTCACCAGGCCCAGGCTATCCCAAAGATGCCGGCATTTGTGAAGCGGTTATTAACCAAATGAAGGGAAAGGTTCCCATTCTTGGCATATGCCTTGGTCACCAGGCAATATGTGAGGTGTTTGGAGCTTCTATTGTACTGGCAAAGCGGTTGATGCACGGAAAGCAAAGTAACATTCATATTGCCAATGGAAGCAGCATATTCAAGGGCTTGCCACCTATAATACAGGCGGCGAGATACCACTCGCTGATAGCGCAAAGAGCGTCCCTGCCGGATGAACTTTTGGTAATTGCAGAAGATGACGGAGGGGAAGTAATGGGGGTAAAACACAGGGATTATCAAATATATGGTCTTCAATTCCATCCAGAATCTATATTGACACCACAGGGCGCTGTAATAATGAATAATTTTTTGCAAATAGGTGGTGAAGCATGTTGA